From one Vicinamibacterales bacterium genomic stretch:
- a CDS encoding class D sortase, translating into MKRISEWRAALTQPAPAPLGILRISKIGLEVAVLPGTDDFVLNRAVGHIEDTALPGANGNAGIAGHRDGFFRALKDVLRGDTIELETLDGRQSYRVERTWIVDPEDVSVLDPTPVRSLTLVTCYPFYYVGPAPERFIVRAVASDTDVPLTGR; encoded by the coding sequence GTGAAACGGATTAGCGAATGGCGCGCGGCCTTGACGCAACCCGCGCCGGCGCCACTCGGCATCCTGCGCATTTCCAAGATCGGACTCGAAGTCGCGGTGTTGCCGGGAACCGACGATTTCGTCCTGAACCGCGCGGTCGGGCATATCGAAGACACGGCCTTGCCGGGTGCCAACGGCAATGCGGGAATCGCGGGCCACCGGGACGGGTTCTTCAGGGCGCTGAAGGACGTCTTACGAGGCGATACGATCGAGCTCGAGACGCTCGACGGGCGCCAGTCATATCGTGTCGAACGGACGTGGATCGTCGATCCGGAGGACGTCTCGGTGCTCGACCCCACGCCCGTCCGCTCCCTGACGCTGGTCACCTGCTACCCGTTCTATTACGTCGGTCCAGCGCCGGAGCGGTTCATCGTCCGTGCGGTCGCCAGCGATACGGACGTTCCGCTGACCGGACGCTGA
- a CDS encoding PadR family transcriptional regulator — MSNAKFGSRLKQDVPRGTLDLLILRTLGTMGVLHGYAIARRIEQVAGGELRLSQGSIYPALVRLQQQGWIRTEWGTSETNRTVKFYELTKLGMKQLDIEIAGWQKSTALVARFLKAGP, encoded by the coding sequence ATGTCTAACGCCAAATTCGGGTCGCGGCTCAAACAGGACGTTCCTCGCGGCACGCTCGATCTGTTGATCCTCCGCACGCTCGGCACCATGGGCGTGCTCCATGGCTACGCCATCGCCCGGCGTATCGAGCAGGTTGCCGGTGGCGAGCTCCGTTTGAGTCAGGGCTCCATCTATCCAGCGCTCGTTCGTCTTCAGCAACAGGGTTGGATTCGGACGGAGTGGGGAACGTCCGAGACCAACCGCACGGTGAAGTTCTACGAGCTCACGAAACTCGGGATGAAGCAGCTCGACATCGAGATCGCCGGGTGGCAGAAGTCGACGGCGCTCGTCGCGCGCTTCCTGAAGGCTGGGCCGTGA
- a CDS encoding TolC family protein gives MEVALTKFIAIAGPLMLATLFAALPVSAQSPLTLPDAIARARVHNPDVGSAAAAEREAAERVRQARGGYFPRLDVAESWQRGNNPVFAFSSRLAQRQFTAAGFAPDALNQPAATDNFRTVLSAEQSVFDRTTTASVQAAAIARNVAATGQEIVNQDLGTAVTDAFGRVLVAIAAVRSTDAAIEAARADRELAGHRRDAGRVTDADVLQLDVHVAHAREQQVQAIAAERIARAQLNQLMGEPLTSMFSLDSTPSVIAIDLSNPATLEDEAARNRPEIALATQQQQLAAATVAGARAAFLPQVSAQGAWELNGGAWNSRASSWVVGAVARIGVFHGLADHARLAEARAQADRRAIEASKTQTMVRLDVQIAIARLEAARASEAVGRAAADSAREARRIIRDRYESGLADAAMLLRAADAVQQAEAQQIAALVNVLSSTATLQRAIGRL, from the coding sequence TTGGAGGTTGCCCTGACGAAGTTCATCGCCATCGCCGGTCCACTGATGCTCGCCACCCTGTTCGCGGCGCTGCCGGTCTCGGCGCAGTCGCCGCTCACACTGCCCGATGCGATCGCGCGCGCCAGAGTACACAACCCTGACGTCGGATCGGCGGCGGCGGCCGAGCGCGAAGCGGCCGAGCGTGTCAGACAGGCTCGTGGAGGCTATTTCCCAAGGCTGGACGTTGCGGAGTCCTGGCAGCGCGGCAACAACCCGGTCTTTGCCTTCAGTTCACGGCTCGCGCAGCGCCAGTTCACGGCGGCCGGGTTTGCTCCCGATGCGCTCAATCAGCCGGCGGCGACGGACAACTTCCGCACCGTGTTGTCGGCTGAGCAATCGGTGTTCGATCGCACCACGACGGCGAGTGTCCAGGCAGCGGCCATCGCGCGGAACGTGGCCGCCACGGGCCAGGAAATCGTCAATCAAGACCTGGGGACAGCGGTGACGGATGCGTTTGGCCGCGTGCTCGTGGCCATCGCGGCGGTTCGATCGACAGACGCGGCGATCGAGGCCGCGCGGGCCGATCGCGAGCTGGCCGGTCATCGCCGTGATGCCGGCCGCGTCACCGACGCCGATGTGCTGCAGCTGGACGTCCATGTCGCGCACGCGCGCGAACAGCAGGTGCAGGCGATCGCGGCTGAACGCATCGCCCGGGCACAACTGAATCAGTTGATGGGCGAGCCATTGACCTCGATGTTTTCGCTTGATTCGACACCGTCGGTGATTGCGATCGATCTCAGCAATCCCGCAACGCTCGAGGACGAAGCCGCCAGGAACCGACCCGAAATCGCGCTCGCCACCCAGCAGCAACAGCTCGCAGCCGCCACAGTGGCTGGCGCGCGCGCGGCGTTTCTACCGCAAGTGTCGGCGCAAGGGGCATGGGAGTTGAACGGCGGCGCGTGGAATTCACGAGCGTCGAGCTGGGTCGTTGGCGCGGTCGCCCGGATCGGCGTGTTCCACGGACTTGCCGACCACGCACGGCTCGCTGAAGCGCGCGCGCAGGCAGACCGTCGCGCGATCGAAGCCAGCAAGACCCAAACGATGGTCCGGCTCGACGTGCAGATCGCGATCGCCCGTCTTGAAGCTGCGCGGGCGAGCGAAGCGGTTGGACGGGCGGCCGCCGATTCGGCTCGGGAGGCCCGCCGGATCATTCGTGACCGTTATGAGAGTGGTCTTGCAGACGCGGCCATGCTGCTACGCGCGGCTGACGCCGTGCAGCAGGCCGAGGCGCAACAGATCGCGGCGCTCGTCAACGTGCTCAGTTCAACCGCAACCCTGCAGAGAGCGATAGGCAGACTATGA
- a CDS encoding Gfo/Idh/MocA family oxidoreductase, whose protein sequence is MKNLAATAAAASAFPAAAAGLSRTIESPQGSGGAGQTPSKPRIRFSVIGVNHDHIYGMTNAVTRGGGELVAVYAKEPELAAAYAKRFPQAKIARSEQEVLDSDVQLVLSAAIPDERAPIGVRVMQHGKDYLSDKPGITTLEQLAEARRVQAETKRIYSILYSERHEVRAAVRAGDLVQAGAIGRVIQTVNLAPHRIGNVAGGARPEWFWHKARYGGI, encoded by the coding sequence GTGAAGAACCTCGCCGCGACCGCGGCCGCGGCATCGGCGTTTCCGGCCGCGGCTGCCGGCTTGTCGCGCACGATCGAGTCGCCCCAGGGATCGGGCGGCGCCGGTCAGACGCCGTCGAAGCCGCGGATCCGCTTCTCGGTCATCGGCGTCAACCACGACCACATCTACGGCATGACCAACGCGGTCACCCGCGGCGGTGGTGAGCTGGTCGCTGTCTACGCGAAGGAGCCGGAGCTGGCCGCGGCGTATGCGAAGCGCTTCCCGCAAGCGAAAATCGCGCGCAGCGAGCAGGAGGTCCTCGACAGCGATGTACAGCTCGTGCTGAGCGCCGCAATCCCTGACGAGCGGGCGCCGATCGGCGTCCGCGTCATGCAGCACGGCAAGGACTACCTGTCCGACAAGCCCGGCATCACCACGCTCGAGCAGCTGGCCGAGGCGCGGCGCGTGCAAGCGGAGACCAAGCGCATCTACTCGATCCTGTACAGCGAGCGCCACGAAGTACGCGCCGCCGTCAGAGCCGGCGACCTCGTGCAGGCGGGTGCGATTGGCCGCGTCATCCAGACGGTCAACCTCGCGCCGCACCGCATCGGCAACGTCGCCGGCGGCGCGCGGCCCGAGTGGTTCTGGCACAAGGCGCGCTACGGCGGGATC
- a CDS encoding ABC transporter permease, whose product MRRAWQRVLALVHRDRIDRELDDEVRAHLELAERDARSAGLSPEDARRDALRRFGAIASMKEVHRDERGVPALEHLVRDIRYGLRAMRRNPGFAIVTVLTLTLGIGANTAIFSVVNAVLLRPLPYRDADRLVTIASSDVGRRGAAMALSYPDYQDIAKLTNAVADIAAYSNDRYNLTNTGAPREVRVTRTTPNLLAVLGVSPLIGRDFAMGESYAPFAIISHALWLSDFGGDESALGRMVSLDGQHFTIIGVMPSNFAFPDTSTGVWIPISWAVAGAPAMTEMRMYRAFSTVARLAQGGSLETLGADLDVLGGRVTASGEATSKSGTGESFTATLLRDRIEGSARQPLLILMGAVVLVLLIACVNAANLLVARANAREKEFAVRRAIGAGRWAIVRQLLVESVVLALGAATLGLALAAVGLHLLAARLPQGYVADIDAPVLVFTSVLAVATGLAFGVVPALRASAPTLERSLRDSAGGTAGQSHRLTRNALIVSEVALALVLLVGSALLVRSFIGVTTIDPGFDPQGLLAARIRLSPERYATLRQKRTFFDDVVQRLQTQPGVSAVTVADGLPLSGVINKVGMNPHSIRRDDPDTFLKITAVDVGSGFFSAMHIPILQGRAIIADDERAGAAPVCVVSKALADRLWPGQNAIGQVGLGRYDDTKVVGIAGDVRAESLEHEAGPAIYVPAAQDDHDWSYEQMWVVVRSAHPLRVVPALTQMVRGEDPTQPIASVSTYDAIIAQHYASLRLVMGLMTLFAGLALVLAVIGIAGVTAYAVSQRTRELGIRIALGAQAIDVLALLLRETAVLVAAGLGIGLAAALEATQTLRSLLYGVVSTDPVTYGGAALALGLVALLACYVPARRATRLDPIVVLRTE is encoded by the coding sequence GTGAGGCGCGCCTGGCAGCGCGTACTGGCGCTCGTCCATCGCGACCGAATCGATCGCGAACTCGATGACGAAGTGCGGGCCCATCTCGAGCTGGCCGAGCGCGACGCGCGTTCAGCGGGTCTCTCGCCCGAAGACGCCCGTCGTGACGCGCTGCGCCGTTTCGGCGCCATCGCGTCGATGAAAGAGGTACACCGCGACGAGCGCGGCGTGCCCGCGCTCGAGCATCTCGTCCGCGACATCCGGTACGGCCTGCGTGCGATGCGCCGCAACCCTGGCTTCGCCATCGTCACGGTGCTCACGCTCACGCTCGGCATCGGCGCCAACACCGCGATCTTCAGCGTCGTCAATGCCGTGCTCCTCCGCCCGCTGCCCTATCGCGACGCCGATCGGCTCGTGACGATCGCCTCGAGCGACGTCGGCAGACGCGGAGCGGCCATGGCGCTGTCGTATCCCGACTATCAGGACATCGCAAAACTGACCAACGCGGTCGCCGATATCGCCGCCTACTCGAACGACCGCTACAACCTGACCAATACCGGCGCGCCGCGCGAAGTGCGAGTCACCCGCACGACGCCGAATCTGCTCGCGGTGCTCGGGGTGTCGCCCCTGATCGGACGGGACTTCGCCATGGGGGAGAGCTATGCTCCCTTCGCGATCATCTCGCACGCGCTATGGCTCTCGGATTTCGGCGGCGACGAGAGCGCGCTTGGTCGGATGGTGTCTCTGGACGGCCAGCATTTCACGATCATCGGCGTGATGCCGTCGAACTTCGCGTTTCCCGACACGAGCACGGGTGTGTGGATTCCGATCTCGTGGGCAGTTGCCGGCGCGCCCGCGATGACCGAGATGCGAATGTACCGAGCTTTTTCGACGGTGGCTCGCCTCGCGCAGGGCGGATCGCTCGAGACGCTCGGGGCCGATCTGGATGTCCTCGGCGGCCGCGTCACGGCGTCGGGGGAGGCGACGTCGAAGTCCGGAACCGGAGAGAGCTTCACCGCAACGCTCCTGCGCGATCGAATCGAAGGGAGCGCGCGGCAGCCGCTGCTGATTCTGATGGGCGCCGTCGTGCTGGTGCTGCTCATCGCGTGCGTCAACGCGGCGAATCTGCTCGTTGCGCGCGCCAACGCCCGTGAGAAGGAATTTGCGGTGCGCCGCGCAATCGGCGCGGGCCGCTGGGCGATCGTGCGGCAGCTGCTCGTCGAAAGCGTCGTGCTCGCGCTCGGCGCCGCGACCCTCGGTCTTGCGCTCGCAGCCGTTGGCCTCCATTTGCTCGCCGCGCGGCTGCCGCAGGGCTACGTCGCCGATATCGACGCGCCCGTGCTCGTCTTTACGAGCGTCCTCGCCGTGGCGACAGGGCTCGCCTTCGGCGTCGTGCCGGCGCTCCGCGCCTCGGCGCCCACACTCGAGCGGTCGCTGCGCGACAGCGCTGGCGGGACCGCCGGCCAGTCGCACCGCCTAACCCGCAACGCGCTCATCGTGAGCGAGGTCGCGTTGGCACTGGTGCTGCTGGTTGGCTCCGCCCTTCTCGTCCGCAGCTTCATCGGTGTGACCACGATCGACCCCGGATTCGATCCGCAAGGACTCCTCGCGGCACGGATTCGGCTCAGCCCGGAGCGTTACGCCACGCTCCGCCAGAAGCGCACCTTCTTCGACGACGTCGTCCAGCGCCTGCAGACGCAGCCGGGAGTCAGCGCCGTCACCGTCGCCGACGGCCTGCCGCTCTCCGGCGTGATCAACAAAGTCGGTATGAATCCCCACTCGATTCGACGCGACGACCCGGACACGTTCCTCAAGATCACCGCGGTCGACGTCGGTTCCGGCTTCTTCTCCGCGATGCACATACCGATTCTTCAGGGGCGCGCCATCATCGCCGACGATGAACGGGCGGGCGCCGCGCCGGTCTGCGTGGTGAGCAAGGCGCTCGCCGATCGCCTGTGGCCTGGCCAGAATGCGATCGGTCAGGTTGGACTGGGACGATATGACGACACGAAGGTCGTGGGCATCGCAGGCGACGTCCGCGCCGAATCGCTCGAGCATGAGGCCGGCCCGGCCATCTACGTCCCCGCCGCGCAGGACGACCATGACTGGTCGTACGAGCAGATGTGGGTTGTGGTCCGCTCGGCGCATCCGCTGCGCGTTGTTCCAGCGCTCACGCAGATGGTGCGGGGCGAGGATCCGACCCAGCCCATCGCGAGCGTCTCGACCTACGACGCGATCATTGCGCAGCACTACGCGAGTCTCCGCCTCGTGATGGGGCTCATGACGCTCTTCGCCGGGCTCGCGCTGGTCCTCGCGGTAATCGGCATCGCGGGGGTGACGGCCTACGCCGTCTCGCAGCGCACGCGGGAGCTCGGCATCCGCATCGCGCTCGGGGCCCAGGCGATCGACGTGCTCGCGCTCTTGCTGCGCGAGACAGCGGTACTGGTCGCGGCCGGGCTCGGCATCGGGCTCGCCGCCGCGCTCGAAGCGACGCAGACTCTGCGGTCGCTCTTGTACGGCGTCGTGAGCACCGATCCCGTCACGTATGGCGGAGCGGCCCTGGCGCTCGGACTTGTCGCGTTGCTCGCATGCTACGTTCCGGCGCGGCGGGCGACTCGACTAGATCCAATCGTGGTGCTGCGCACGGAATGA
- a CDS encoding SDR family oxidoreductase, whose translation MAGNPQLAFATYPSLHDASVIVTGGASGIGMEIVRAFAGQRSRVGILDFDAEHGAALATELTAGGARVRFEACDLRDVDALRRAVAAVAATHGPPTVLVNNAARDDRHRWEEVTPEFFDERIASNLRHMFFAIQAVAPGMIAAGGGSIVNLGSDSWWRAGGGFPAYTTAKAAVHGLTRGMARDLGPHRIRVNTLVPGWTMTERQKQLWVTPEKLAAQLAAQCLKDPIEPVYVARMALFLASDDSAMCTASNYMVEAGSI comes from the coding sequence ATGGCAGGAAACCCCCAGCTCGCGTTTGCGACCTATCCAAGCCTCCACGACGCCAGCGTCATCGTCACCGGCGGAGCGTCAGGGATCGGCATGGAGATCGTCCGCGCCTTCGCCGGCCAGCGGTCGCGCGTCGGGATCCTCGATTTCGACGCTGAACACGGCGCAGCGCTGGCAACGGAGTTGACGGCGGGCGGCGCCCGCGTCCGGTTCGAAGCGTGCGACCTGCGCGACGTCGACGCGCTGCGGCGAGCCGTCGCCGCGGTCGCGGCGACGCACGGTCCGCCGACCGTGCTCGTCAACAACGCCGCGCGCGACGATCGCCATCGCTGGGAGGAGGTGACACCCGAGTTCTTCGACGAACGCATCGCCAGCAACCTGCGCCACATGTTCTTCGCGATCCAGGCGGTGGCGCCAGGGATGATCGCGGCCGGCGGCGGCTCGATCGTCAACCTGGGATCCGACTCGTGGTGGCGCGCCGGCGGCGGGTTCCCGGCCTACACGACGGCGAAAGCGGCCGTGCACGGGCTGACCCGCGGAATGGCACGCGACCTCGGGCCTCACCGGATCCGCGTGAACACGCTCGTGCCCGGCTGGACGATGACGGAGCGCCAGAAGCAGCTCTGGGTGACGCCCGAGAAGCTGGCGGCGCAGCTCGCCGCGCAGTGCCTGAAAGACCCGATCGAGCCGGTCTACGTCGCGCGCATGGCACTCTTTCTCGCGTCGGACGACTCGGCCATGTGCACGGCGAGCAACTACATGGTGGAAGCAGGTTCCATCTAA
- a CDS encoding DUF2950 domain-containing protein produces MNARAVTTAIVVTSWLCGAPSAAVLSAGQAPPPASTAHVKTFATPEQAMNALISAAEKFDVVAIEQLFGPDGSKILVTAEPPHDQDIAQTFAALAHEKKSVSIDPRNRNHAAILVGAEDWPFAVPLVRKNGAWQFDTAAGVQELTYRRIGGNELDAIEICDGFVEAQETYALQKHDGSEVIQYAQRVISTPGKQDGLAWQTPDGAWEGPIGQSIAAAIDKGYAAGQPYHGYYFKILKGQGAAGPLGEMDYVIEGAMIGGFALVAAPAEYAVSGVKTFMVGNDGVVYEKDFGDSTLDAFKQMERYNPDATWTPVKD; encoded by the coding sequence ATGAACGCGAGAGCCGTGACCACCGCCATCGTCGTAACCTCGTGGCTCTGCGGCGCGCCGTCTGCCGCAGTCCTTTCGGCCGGGCAGGCGCCGCCGCCCGCTTCGACCGCGCACGTCAAGACGTTTGCCACGCCCGAACAGGCGATGAACGCGCTGATCAGCGCCGCGGAGAAATTCGATGTCGTGGCCATCGAGCAGCTCTTCGGACCGGACGGCAGCAAAATCCTGGTGACGGCGGAGCCCCCCCACGATCAAGACATCGCACAAACGTTCGCCGCGCTGGCGCACGAGAAGAAATCCGTCTCGATCGATCCCAGGAATCGGAACCACGCGGCCATCCTGGTCGGCGCCGAGGATTGGCCGTTTGCGGTGCCGCTCGTCAGGAAGAACGGCGCCTGGCAATTCGACACGGCCGCCGGCGTCCAGGAACTGACGTATCGCCGCATCGGCGGCAACGAGCTCGACGCCATCGAGATTTGCGACGGCTTCGTCGAAGCGCAGGAAACCTATGCGCTCCAGAAGCACGACGGCTCGGAGGTGATCCAGTACGCGCAGCGCGTGATCAGCACGCCGGGCAAACAGGACGGGCTCGCTTGGCAGACGCCGGACGGCGCCTGGGAGGGGCCAATCGGTCAGAGCATCGCGGCCGCGATCGACAAGGGGTACGCCGCGGGCCAGCCGTATCACGGCTACTACTTCAAGATACTCAAGGGGCAGGGCGCGGCCGGGCCGCTGGGCGAGATGGATTACGTCATCGAAGGCGCGATGATCGGTGGCTTTGCGCTCGTGGCGGCGCCGGCCGAATACGCGGTCAGCGGGGTCAAGACGTTCATGGTCGGCAACGACGGTGTCGTCTACGAGAAGGACTTCGGTGACTCGACACTGGACGCGTTCAAGCAGATGGAACGCTACAACCCAGACGCAACCTGGACGCCCGTCAAGGACTGA
- a CDS encoding AraC family transcriptional regulator produces MDAFSEVLSGVRLKGAMYFSAEFSAPWRLSTPHCRVLAPTLAPGAPHIVIYHLVVEGTARARVDDGPDFELSPGDIVVFPHGDPHDLSGGTGTSRVDGASILRRIATGDLSPMRAGGGGATTRFVCGYLTLDPLLCGPILDSLPPLLKVNVRTDRSGQWLEQSILHLLEEAGSDRAGSDAMLAKLSEALFVDTLRRYVIGLPDQATGWLAGARDGVVGKSLALLHKRPEHAWTIAELAKTVGVSRSALVARFSRYLSDPPMAYLTGWRLRLAAQALASSAKTVADVAAAVGYESEAAFNRAFKRLFGVPPARYRREHRIES; encoded by the coding sequence GTGGACGCGTTTTCAGAGGTCCTGAGCGGTGTCCGGCTCAAGGGTGCGATGTACTTCAGCGCGGAGTTCTCGGCCCCGTGGCGACTCTCGACGCCCCACTGCCGTGTGCTCGCGCCGACGCTGGCGCCCGGTGCGCCGCACATCGTGATCTACCACCTCGTCGTCGAGGGCACGGCGCGCGCCCGTGTGGACGACGGACCTGATTTTGAGCTGTCGCCGGGCGACATCGTGGTGTTTCCGCACGGGGACCCTCACGACCTGAGCGGCGGAACGGGAACAAGCCGCGTTGACGGCGCGTCCATCCTTCGGCGGATCGCCACCGGCGACCTGTCGCCGATGCGCGCCGGCGGTGGTGGCGCGACGACGCGATTCGTGTGCGGGTACTTGACGCTGGACCCCCTGCTCTGCGGCCCAATTCTCGACAGCTTGCCACCGCTCCTGAAGGTCAACGTCAGAACCGATCGATCTGGACAGTGGCTCGAGCAGTCGATCCTGCACCTGCTGGAGGAGGCCGGCTCGGATCGTGCGGGGAGCGACGCGATGTTGGCGAAGCTCTCGGAAGCGCTGTTCGTGGACACGCTCAGGCGATATGTCATCGGACTCCCGGATCAGGCGACGGGCTGGCTCGCTGGTGCACGAGACGGAGTGGTGGGGAAAAGTCTGGCGCTGCTGCACAAGCGACCGGAGCACGCGTGGACCATCGCCGAGCTCGCCAAGACCGTCGGCGTCTCTCGTTCCGCGCTCGTCGCGCGTTTCAGCCGCTATCTGTCCGATCCGCCGATGGCGTACTTGACCGGATGGCGATTGCGTCTCGCCGCCCAGGCACTGGCATCGTCTGCGAAGACCGTCGCGGATGTTGCGGCCGCCGTGGGCTACGAGTCTGAGGCCGCGTTCAATCGGGCGTTCAAGCGTCTGTTCGGCGTCCCACCGGCGCGGTATCGACGCGAACATCGGATCGAATCATGA
- a CDS encoding efflux RND transporter periplasmic adaptor subunit translates to MSAALAGCSAPQAAGAQADAAEPIVVRVGRASMTDVATAIDAGGVVQARTTATITARILAPVRDVLVLPGDRVRKGQTLVVLDGDDLSAAARAARSAMLAAEQGSKAATGELQAADASLVLARASHDRIAELQSKRAATAQELDDAIATLRGAEGRIAAESARVSQAASAVEGARAASDRATLTESFAALVAPFDGIVTEKMIEPGNMASPGLPLLRLEDTREFRLEVHVDESRVGHVRVGDCVPVRLGAGTSGRTGTIVEVSRAVDADARAFLVKIALPDTRGVRSGEFGRARFSESPRRALTIPASAIVRRGQLTSVFVVDEGRARVRLVSLSEAEVLAGLGESEMVILSPPAGLSDGRRVREGGK, encoded by the coding sequence ATGAGCGCTGCGTTGGCCGGATGCTCGGCTCCGCAAGCCGCCGGCGCTCAGGCCGATGCGGCGGAACCCATCGTCGTGCGCGTCGGCCGCGCATCGATGACCGACGTGGCCACCGCGATCGACGCGGGCGGAGTGGTGCAGGCTCGTACCACGGCGACGATCACGGCGCGCATCCTGGCGCCGGTGCGTGACGTGCTCGTGCTACCGGGAGATCGGGTCCGCAAAGGACAAACGCTGGTCGTCCTCGATGGCGATGACCTCAGCGCTGCGGCTCGAGCCGCACGCTCGGCGATGCTCGCCGCGGAACAGGGGTCGAAGGCTGCAACCGGAGAACTGCAAGCCGCTGACGCGAGCCTCGTCCTGGCACGCGCCTCACACGATCGCATCGCCGAACTTCAATCCAAGCGCGCAGCCACCGCGCAGGAACTCGACGATGCGATCGCGACGCTGCGGGGCGCCGAAGGGCGCATCGCTGCCGAATCCGCGCGGGTGTCACAGGCCGCGTCGGCCGTCGAGGGCGCACGGGCCGCCAGCGATCGCGCGACCTTGACCGAGTCGTTCGCCGCGCTGGTCGCACCATTCGACGGCATCGTCACCGAAAAAATGATCGAGCCTGGCAACATGGCGTCGCCAGGCCTGCCGCTCCTACGCCTGGAAGACACGCGCGAATTCCGTCTCGAGGTTCACGTGGACGAATCGCGCGTCGGCCATGTGCGCGTCGGCGACTGTGTGCCGGTTCGCCTCGGGGCCGGAACCTCTGGGCGCACAGGCACGATCGTCGAGGTCAGCCGCGCGGTGGATGCGGACGCGCGCGCGTTTCTCGTCAAGATCGCGCTGCCCGACACGCGCGGCGTTCGCTCCGGCGAGTTCGGCCGAGCCCGATTCAGCGAATCGCCACGGCGTGCGTTGACCATTCCAGCGTCGGCAATCGTGCGGCGCGGACAACTCACGTCGGTCTTTGTAGTCGACGAGGGACGGGCGCGCGTGCGACTAGTCAGCCTGAGCGAGGCCGAAGTACTCGCGGGCCTGGGGGAATCCGAGATGGTGATTCTGTCGCCGCCGGCCGGGCTCAGCGATGGTCGGCGGGTCCGCGAGGGAGGGAAGTAG
- a CDS encoding DUF3300 domain-containing protein: MFCAASTLSAAPAGRVTQSAATGSAQAAQKISADQLDSLVAPIALYPDPMLAQVLAASTYPLEIMQLQQWMQKNPSVKDKALADAMLKQPWDPSVQALAGLPDLVKRLAADIQWTADLGNAFLAQQSDVMDAVQRMRKKAQDKGTLTSSEQVKVETQVIEQKQVVVIQQTNPQIVYVPSYNPVVVWGPPVYPYYPYPPIYYPPPGYYAAGVAISWGVGFAMGAFWGGGGWGWHAGWGHNDIDININNNFNRNFNRNTNINGGNRNQINGNRGAAGNKWQHNPQHRGGTPYGDRATADRFGGNARGDSLSSRQSTARQQGARQGGNAQTGNRTAARPSPSGGASRGGSASGTRPSAPNAGSGNRAPGASSNRAPGAGSADRIGNRDMSRPGNSRNAMGSGNPGGYDGSRARSSSSRGASSMGARGGGGGGRRR; this comes from the coding sequence ATGTTCTGCGCGGCGTCGACGCTGTCCGCCGCGCCGGCTGGACGCGTCACGCAGTCGGCGGCGACGGGATCGGCCCAGGCGGCTCAGAAGATCTCTGCCGATCAACTGGATTCCCTCGTGGCGCCGATCGCGCTCTATCCCGATCCGATGCTGGCGCAGGTACTCGCCGCCTCGACCTATCCGCTCGAAATCATGCAGCTCCAGCAGTGGATGCAGAAGAACCCTTCCGTGAAAGACAAGGCGCTCGCCGACGCCATGCTGAAACAGCCGTGGGATCCCAGCGTGCAGGCGCTGGCCGGCCTGCCCGACCTGGTCAAGCGGCTGGCCGCCGACATTCAATGGACCGCGGATCTCGGAAACGCCTTTCTGGCGCAGCAGAGCGACGTCATGGACGCGGTTCAGCGGATGCGCAAGAAGGCGCAGGACAAGGGCACGCTCACCTCGAGCGAGCAGGTCAAAGTCGAAACACAGGTGATCGAGCAAAAGCAGGTGGTCGTCATCCAACAGACCAATCCGCAGATCGTCTACGTTCCGAGCTACAACCCGGTCGTCGTGTGGGGACCGCCGGTGTATCCCTACTATCCGTATCCGCCGATTTACTATCCGCCCCCGGGCTATTACGCGGCAGGGGTCGCCATTTCCTGGGGAGTCGGTTTCGCCATGGGCGCGTTCTGGGGCGGCGGCGGCTGGGGTTGGCACGCCGGCTGGGGGCACAACGACATCGACATCAACATCAACAACAATTTCAATCGCAACTTCAACCGGAACACGAACATCAACGGCGGCAATCGAAACCAGATCAACGGGAACCGTGGCGCGGCGGGCAACAAGTGGCAGCACAATCCGCAGCATCGCGGCGGCACGCCGTACGGCGATCGCGCCACCGCGGACCGGTTTGGCGGCAATGCACGCGGCGATTCGCTGTCCAGCCGGCAGTCGACGGCACGGCAACAAGGAGCCCGTCAGGGCGGCAACGCACAGACCGGCAATCGCACTGCGGCGAGGCCGTCGCCGAGCGGAGGCGCGAGCCGCGGCGGTTCAGCCTCCGGCACTCGTCCGTCGGCTCCCAACGCGGGCAGCGGCAACCGCGCGCCCGGCGCCAGCAGCAACCGCGCGCCCGGCGCCGGCAGCGCGGATCGCATCGGCAACCGCGACATGTCGCGTCCAGGCAACAGCCGCAACGCTATGGGCAGCGGCAATCCCGGCGGCTACGACGGATCCCGCGCGCGTTCGAGCAGCAGCCGCGGTGCCTCCAGCATGGGCGCGCGCGGCGGCGGCGGCGGTGGGAGAAGGAGGTAG